The following are encoded in a window of Panicum virgatum strain AP13 chromosome 5N, P.virgatum_v5, whole genome shotgun sequence genomic DNA:
- the LOC120675770 gene encoding uncharacterized protein LOC120675770 isoform X1, protein MAEECPRAGGAEFWLPDEFLDDDFFSEEEKAAVAARSESDEEEGLGGLSRRVAGLLVGNAKGAGGDYSSPAKAEVMAGSPQSILCGLAASGEESPNGVASQVSSAPSSPLEQQPADPWDVLHQAAGQVARLRSDSIPVPKTAAAHHGHAVVVPAKQPAAPAPAPKAAGADYYQPNNLLEQRRKVAQFNALKQQQMLKHQREQELAAAAAAAWGARICGPKRTTGYCTAPPALNPSAWPPLQKPQQPPASAAGMRALFLAPRGAKRECAGTGVFIPRQAGALAEPKKKPACSTVLLPARVVQALNLNVADLGARPIYPGGFALDHDALVSRSNALVASRSAQLPGGGAALELNLPQEWTY, encoded by the exons ATGGCGGAGGAgtgcccgcgcgccggcggcgccgagtTCTGGCTCCCGGACGAGTTCCTGGACGACGACTTCTTCTccgaggaggagaaggcggccgTGGCCGCCAGGAGCGAGAGCGACGAGGAGGAAGGGCTCGGCGGGCTCTCGCGCCGCGTGGCTGGGCTCCTCGTCGGGAACGCAAAGGGAGCCGGCGGCGATTATTCCTCCCCTGCAAAG GCGGAAGTGATGGCCGGCTCGCCGCAGTCCATCCTGTGCGGCCTGGCGGCTTCCGGGGAGGAGAGCCCCAACGGCGTGGCGTCGCAGGTCAGctcggcgccgtcgtcgccgctggaGCAGCAGCCGGCCGATCCCTGGGACGTGCTGCACCAGGCGGCCGGGCAGGTGGCCCGCCTGCGCAGCGACAGCATCCCCGTGCCGAAGACCGCGGCTGCGCATCATGGCCACGCTGTCGTGGTGCCGGCGAAGCAGCCCGCGGCGCCAGCCCCGGCACCCAAGGCCGCCGGTGCCGACTACTATCAGCCGAACAACTTGCTGGAACAGCGCCGAAAAGTTGCTCAG TTTAATGCCCTGAAGCAACAGCAGATGCTCAAGCATCAACGGGAGCaggagctcgccgcggcggcggcggcggcgtggggcgcGCGCATCTGTGGGCCTAAACGAACCACCGGCTATTgtaccgcgccgcccgccctcaACCCGTCCGCGTGGCCCCCGCTCCAGAAGCCGCAACAGCCTCCTGCGTCCGCGGCCGGCATGCGCGCCCTGTTCCTCGCCCCTCGCGGCGCCAAGCGCGAGTGCGCCGGCACCGGCGTGTTCATCCCCCGCCAGGCCGGCGCCCTCGCCGAGCCCAAGAAGAAGCCAG CCTGCTCCACCGTTCTCCTCCCGGCGCGCGTCGTGCAGGCGCTCAACCTCAACGTCGCGGACCTCGGTGCCCGTCCCATCTACCCTGGCGGTTTCGCTCTTGATCACG ATGCGCTGGTGAGTCGGAGCAACGCACTGGTGGCGAGCCGTTCCGCCcagctccccggcggcggcgctgctctcgAGTTGAATCTCCCGCAGGAATGGACGTACTGA
- the LOC120675770 gene encoding uncharacterized protein LOC120675770 isoform X2 — protein sequence MAEECPRAGGAEFWLPDEFLDDDFFSEEEKAAVAARSESDEEEGLGGLSRRVAGLLVGNAKGAGGDYSSPAKAEVMAGSPQSILCGLAASGEESPNGVASQVSSAPSSPLEQQPADPWDVLHQAAGQVARLRSDSIPVPKTAAAHHGHAVVVPAKQPAAPAPAPKAAGADYYQPNNLLEQRRKVAQQQQMLKHQREQELAAAAAAAWGARICGPKRTTGYCTAPPALNPSAWPPLQKPQQPPASAAGMRALFLAPRGAKRECAGTGVFIPRQAGALAEPKKKPACSTVLLPARVVQALNLNVADLGARPIYPGGFALDHDALVSRSNALVASRSAQLPGGGAALELNLPQEWTY from the exons ATGGCGGAGGAgtgcccgcgcgccggcggcgccgagtTCTGGCTCCCGGACGAGTTCCTGGACGACGACTTCTTCTccgaggaggagaaggcggccgTGGCCGCCAGGAGCGAGAGCGACGAGGAGGAAGGGCTCGGCGGGCTCTCGCGCCGCGTGGCTGGGCTCCTCGTCGGGAACGCAAAGGGAGCCGGCGGCGATTATTCCTCCCCTGCAAAG GCGGAAGTGATGGCCGGCTCGCCGCAGTCCATCCTGTGCGGCCTGGCGGCTTCCGGGGAGGAGAGCCCCAACGGCGTGGCGTCGCAGGTCAGctcggcgccgtcgtcgccgctggaGCAGCAGCCGGCCGATCCCTGGGACGTGCTGCACCAGGCGGCCGGGCAGGTGGCCCGCCTGCGCAGCGACAGCATCCCCGTGCCGAAGACCGCGGCTGCGCATCATGGCCACGCTGTCGTGGTGCCGGCGAAGCAGCCCGCGGCGCCAGCCCCGGCACCCAAGGCCGCCGGTGCCGACTACTATCAGCCGAACAACTTGCTGGAACAGCGCCGAAAAGTTGCTCAG CAACAGCAGATGCTCAAGCATCAACGGGAGCaggagctcgccgcggcggcggcggcggcgtggggcgcGCGCATCTGTGGGCCTAAACGAACCACCGGCTATTgtaccgcgccgcccgccctcaACCCGTCCGCGTGGCCCCCGCTCCAGAAGCCGCAACAGCCTCCTGCGTCCGCGGCCGGCATGCGCGCCCTGTTCCTCGCCCCTCGCGGCGCCAAGCGCGAGTGCGCCGGCACCGGCGTGTTCATCCCCCGCCAGGCCGGCGCCCTCGCCGAGCCCAAGAAGAAGCCAG CCTGCTCCACCGTTCTCCTCCCGGCGCGCGTCGTGCAGGCGCTCAACCTCAACGTCGCGGACCTCGGTGCCCGTCCCATCTACCCTGGCGGTTTCGCTCTTGATCACG ATGCGCTGGTGAGTCGGAGCAACGCACTGGTGGCGAGCCGTTCCGCCcagctccccggcggcggcgctgctctcgAGTTGAATCTCCCGCAGGAATGGACGTACTGA